Proteins from one Ahaetulla prasina isolate Xishuangbanna chromosome 2, ASM2864084v1, whole genome shotgun sequence genomic window:
- the LOC131192082 gene encoding uncharacterized protein LOC131192082 isoform X1 gives MSFFKLYVWMETNRLQLNPSKTEWLWMLASWHSQLTPLLTVGGESLAPKELVRNLGVLLDARLSLEDHLTAIARGAFHQVRLIRQLRPFLDRDSLCTVTHALVTSRLDYCNALYMGLPLRSTRRLQLVQNAAAWGIEGAPRSSQVKPLLRRLQWLQVVFRVRFKVLVITFKALHGIGPGYLQDRLLPTVTSHCPVHPVRAHREGLLRVPSARQCRLAAPRGRAFSVRSPALWNELPVGLRLLPDLRTFKRELKTFFFHQAGLA, from the exons ATGTCCTTTTTCAAATTGTAT gTCTGGATGGAGacaaacaggctccaactcaacccatccaagacggagtggctgtggatgctggcgtcctggcacagtcagcttaccccattgctgactgtggggggtgaatcaTTAGCCCCCAAGGaattggtgcgcaatttaggcgttctcctggatgcacggctgtctttagaagaccatttgacagccatcgccaggggagcttttcatcaggttcgcctgattcgccaattgcgcccttttctggaccgggactcgttatgcacggtcactcatgccctcgtcacttcccgtctggattattgcaatgctctttacatggggctccccttgaggagcacccggaggctccaactggtacagaatgcggccgcgtgggggattgagggagcccctcgtagcTCCCAGGTaaaacctctcctgcgcaggctgcaatggttgcaggtggtcttccgggtgcgcttcaaggtgttggttatcacctttaaagcgctccatggcattggaccaggatatttacaggaccgcctgctgccgacagttacctcccattgtccggtacatccagtgcgcgctcacagggagggccttcttagggtgccgtcggctaggcaatgtcggctggcggcccccaggggaagagcgttctctgtcaggtccccggctctatggaatgagctgccggtgggactccgtctcctccctgatctccggacctttaaacgtgagctcaagactttcttttttcaccaagcggggctggcctga
- the LOC131192082 gene encoding uncharacterized protein LOC131192082 isoform X2 has product MSFFKLYVWMETNRLQLNPSKTEWLWMLASWHSQLTPLLTVGGESLAPKELVRNLGVLLDARLSLEDHLTAIARGAFHQVRLIRQLRPFLDRDSLCTVTHALVTSRLDYCNALYMGLPLRSTRRLQLVQNAAAWGIEGAPRSSQVKPLLRRLQWLQVVFRVRFKVLVITFKALHGIGPGYLQDRLLPTVTSHCPVHPVRAHREGLLRVPSARQCRLAAPRGRAFSVRSPALWNELPVGLRLLPDLRTFKHALRKRTNEVME; this is encoded by the exons ATGTCCTTTTTCAAATTGTAT gTCTGGATGGAGacaaacaggctccaactcaacccatccaagacggagtggctgtggatgctggcgtcctggcacagtcagcttaccccattgctgactgtggggggtgaatcaTTAGCCCCCAAGGaattggtgcgcaatttaggcgttctcctggatgcacggctgtctttagaagaccatttgacagccatcgccaggggagcttttcatcaggttcgcctgattcgccaattgcgcccttttctggaccgggactcgttatgcacggtcactcatgccctcgtcacttcccgtctggattattgcaatgctctttacatggggctccccttgaggagcacccggaggctccaactggtacagaatgcggccgcgtgggggattgagggagcccctcgtagcTCCCAGGTaaaacctctcctgcgcaggctgcaatggttgcaggtggtcttccgggtgcgcttcaaggtgttggttatcacctttaaagcgctccatggcattggaccaggatatttacaggaccgcctgctgccgacagttacctcccattgtccggtacatccagtgcgcgctcacagggagggccttcttagggtgccgtcggctaggcaatgtcggctggcggcccccaggggaagagcgttctctgtcaggtccccggctctatggaatgagctgccggtgggactccgtctcctccctgatctccggacctttaaac ATGCCTTGAGGAAAAGAACAAATGAGGTTATGGAATGA